The following are encoded in a window of Mycobacterium vicinigordonae genomic DNA:
- a CDS encoding decaprenyl-phosphate phosphoribosyltransferase translates to MSGDVAEQAEKPAKVLGPPSNLLTGVIKAIRPRQWVKNVLVLAAPLAAAGRGSHYDFAKLATEVAVAFTVFSLAASAIYLVNDVRDVEADREHPTKRFRPIAAGVVPEWLAYLLAVLLGSASLVLSWLLTPNLAVVMAVYLAMQLAYCFGLKHQAVLDVCIVSSAYLIRAIAGGAATNTHLSQWFLLTAAFGSLFMVAGKRYAELQLAERTGAQIRKSLESYTSTYLRFVWTMSATAVVVCYGLWAFERDGAKGSWYAVSMIPWTIAILRYAVDVDGGLAGEPEDIALRDRVLQLLALAWIATVGAAVAFG, encoded by the coding sequence ATGAGTGGCGACGTGGCCGAGCAGGCCGAGAAGCCGGCCAAAGTGTTAGGGCCGCCGAGCAACTTGTTGACCGGGGTGATCAAGGCGATCCGTCCGCGGCAGTGGGTGAAGAACGTGCTGGTGCTCGCCGCGCCGCTGGCCGCGGCCGGACGGGGCAGCCATTATGACTTCGCCAAGCTGGCGACCGAGGTCGCTGTCGCCTTCACGGTGTTCAGCCTGGCGGCGTCGGCGATATACCTGGTCAACGACGTCCGCGATGTCGAGGCCGACCGAGAGCATCCCACCAAGAGGTTCCGCCCGATCGCCGCCGGAGTCGTGCCCGAATGGCTGGCGTATCTGCTGGCTGTGCTGCTGGGCTCGGCTTCGCTGGTCCTTTCCTGGCTGCTGACACCGAACCTGGCGGTGGTGATGGCGGTGTACCTCGCCATGCAACTCGCCTACTGCTTCGGCCTCAAGCACCAGGCGGTGCTCGACGTGTGCATCGTGTCGTCGGCGTATCTGATCCGGGCCATCGCCGGCGGTGCGGCCACCAATACCCATCTGTCCCAATGGTTTCTGCTGACGGCGGCCTTTGGCTCGCTGTTCATGGTGGCCGGTAAGCGCTATGCCGAGCTGCAGTTGGCCGAGCGCACCGGGGCCCAGATCCGCAAGTCGCTGGAAAGTTACACGAGCACCTACCTCCGTTTCGTCTGGACGATGTCGGCCACCGCCGTGGTGGTGTGTTACGGGCTGTGGGCCTTCGAGCGTGACGGCGCCAAGGGCTCGTGGTACGCGGTGTCGATGATCCCGTGGACGATCGCCATCCTGCGCTACGCGGTGGACGTCGACGGCGGGCTGGCTGGGGAGCCCGAGGACATCGCGCTGCGCGACCGCGTTCTGCAATTGCTAGCGCTGGCGTGGATCGCAACAGTGGGTGCTGCTGTTGCTTTCGGCTAG
- a CDS encoding cutinase family protein, which produces MANTTRRKRQRRLAWLAAASMALAVTMVIIAAVTLLRDRGTAPSAVPPGVLPPGPSPSSQHKKPRPASQDASCPDVQLVSIPGTWESWPTQDPLNPVQFPKALLLNVTGPIRQQFDQSRVETYTVPYTAQFRNPLSADDQMSYNDSRAEGTRATVKAITDMNNKCPLTSYVIIGFSQGAVIGGDVASDIGNGRGPVDEDLVLGVTLIADGRREGGVGNNIPPTPPGVGAEVTLHEVPVLAGLGLTMTGARPGGFGALDARTNEICAEGDLICAAPKEAFSPANLPTTLNTLAGGAGQPIHALYATTDFWSSDGQSATQWTLNWAHGVLDKAPHPKHG; this is translated from the coding sequence ATGGCCAACACCACCCGCCGCAAGCGGCAACGACGACTGGCCTGGCTGGCGGCCGCCTCGATGGCCTTGGCGGTGACCATGGTCATCATTGCTGCGGTGACGCTGTTGCGTGACCGCGGCACCGCACCCAGCGCGGTGCCCCCCGGAGTGCTGCCGCCGGGTCCCTCGCCCAGCTCACAACACAAGAAGCCGCGGCCGGCGTCCCAGGACGCCTCTTGCCCCGACGTGCAGTTGGTGTCGATTCCGGGAACCTGGGAGTCCTGGCCGACGCAAGACCCGCTGAACCCGGTGCAGTTTCCGAAGGCGTTGTTGCTCAACGTGACCGGTCCGATCAGGCAGCAGTTCGACCAGTCCCGGGTAGAGACCTACACCGTCCCCTACACAGCGCAGTTCCGGAACCCGCTGAGTGCCGACGACCAGATGAGCTATAACGACAGCCGCGCGGAGGGCACCCGGGCGACTGTCAAGGCGATCACCGACATGAATAACAAGTGCCCGCTCACCAGCTACGTGATCATCGGATTCTCGCAGGGCGCGGTGATCGGCGGTGACGTCGCCAGCGACATCGGCAACGGTCGCGGGCCCGTCGACGAGGATCTGGTGCTGGGAGTGACGTTGATCGCCGACGGCCGCCGCGAGGGCGGGGTAGGTAACAACATCCCGCCGACACCGCCCGGCGTAGGGGCGGAGGTGACCTTGCATGAGGTACCGGTGCTGGCCGGACTCGGCCTGACCATGACCGGCGCGCGACCAGGAGGATTCGGAGCGCTGGATGCCCGGACCAACGAAATTTGCGCCGAGGGAGATCTGATCTGTGCGGCGCCTAAGGAGGCGTTCAGCCCCGCGAATCTGCCCACCACGTTGAACACTCTGGCCGGTGGCGCGGGCCAACCCATCCATGCGTTGTACGCCACAACCGACTTCTGGAGCTCCGACGGACAGTCGGCCACCCAATGGACGTTGAACTGGGCACATGGGGTGCTGGACAAGGCCCCGCACCCCAAACACGGGTGA
- a CDS encoding glycosyltransferase, protein MTAVSLLSRIILPRPGEPLDVRKLYLTESTTNARRAHAASRTSLQIGAESEVSFATYFNAFPASYWRRWSICGSVVLRVELTGAGRVDVYRTKATGARIFVEGRGFAGTDDAPETLEIEVGLGPFEDGGWIWFDITTDTKVTLLGGGWYAPIPAPGTANVAVGIPTFNRPADCANALRELTADPLVDEVIGAVIVPDQGTRKVRDHPDFPAAAERLGARLSIHDQPNLGGSGGYSRVMYEALKNTDCQQILFMDDDIRIEPDSILRVLAMSRFAKSPMLVGGQMLNLQEPSHLHIMGEVVDRSNFMWTAAAHAEYDHDFAEYPLNDKEDKSKLLHRRIDVDYNGWWTCMIPRQVAEELGQPLPLFIKWDDADYGLRAAEHGYPTVTLPGAAIWHMAWSDKDDAIDWQAYFHLRNRLVVAALHWDGDVSGLVRSHLKATLKHLACLEYSTVEIQNRAIDDFLAGPEHIFSILESALPEVHRLRKSYPDAVVLPAASELPAPLHRNRVMKPPVNPVVIGYRLARGVLHNLKAANPVNHERPEYNVPTQDARWFRLCTVDGVTVTTADGCGVVYRQRDRTKMFTLLTQSLRRQRQLTRRFEEMRRVYREALPVLSSKQKWETVLLPAAGAASQESRHG, encoded by the coding sequence ATGACCGCGGTGAGCCTGCTGTCCCGCATCATCCTGCCGCGCCCGGGCGAGCCGCTGGACGTGCGCAAGCTATACCTGACCGAGTCGACCACCAACGCCCGGCGGGCGCACGCGGCCAGCCGCACCTCGCTGCAGATCGGCGCCGAGTCCGAGGTGTCGTTCGCGACTTACTTCAACGCTTTCCCGGCCAGCTACTGGCGGCGCTGGTCGATCTGCGGCTCGGTGGTGCTGCGAGTCGAGCTGACCGGGGCCGGTCGCGTGGACGTCTACCGGACCAAGGCCACCGGCGCGCGCATCTTCGTCGAGGGCCGCGGCTTCGCCGGCACCGACGACGCCCCGGAAACCCTCGAGATCGAGGTGGGCCTGGGTCCGTTCGAGGACGGCGGCTGGATCTGGTTCGACATCACCACCGACACAAAGGTGACCCTGCTCGGTGGCGGGTGGTACGCGCCTATCCCCGCGCCGGGCACCGCCAACGTCGCCGTGGGCATACCGACGTTCAACCGACCCGCCGACTGCGCCAACGCACTGCGCGAACTTACCGCCGACCCACTCGTCGACGAGGTAATCGGCGCGGTGATCGTGCCGGATCAGGGCACCCGTAAGGTGCGCGACCACCCGGACTTTCCGGCGGCCGCAGAGCGATTGGGTGCCCGGCTCTCCATCCACGACCAGCCCAACCTCGGTGGCTCCGGCGGCTACAGCCGGGTGATGTACGAGGCGCTGAAAAACACCGACTGCCAACAGATCCTGTTCATGGACGACGACATCCGCATCGAACCGGACTCCATCCTGCGGGTGCTGGCAATGAGCCGGTTCGCCAAGTCCCCGATGCTGGTGGGTGGGCAGATGCTCAACCTGCAGGAGCCGTCGCACCTGCACATCATGGGCGAGGTGGTGGACCGGTCGAACTTCATGTGGACCGCAGCCGCGCACGCCGAGTACGACCACGACTTCGCCGAATATCCGCTCAACGACAAAGAGGACAAGAGCAAGCTGCTGCACCGGCGCATCGACGTTGATTACAACGGCTGGTGGACTTGCATGATCCCGCGGCAGGTCGCCGAGGAGCTGGGTCAGCCGTTGCCGCTTTTCATCAAGTGGGACGACGCCGACTACGGGCTGCGGGCCGCCGAGCACGGCTACCCGACCGTCACGCTGCCCGGCGCCGCGATCTGGCACATGGCCTGGAGCGACAAGGACGACGCGATCGACTGGCAGGCCTATTTCCATCTGCGTAACCGCTTGGTAGTCGCCGCGTTGCACTGGGACGGTGACGTCTCTGGGTTAGTCCGCAGCCATCTCAAGGCCACGCTGAAACACCTTGCCTGCCTTGAGTATTCAACGGTGGAGATCCAGAACCGGGCGATCGACGACTTCTTGGCCGGACCCGAGCACATCTTCTCCATCCTGGAATCGGCGTTGCCGGAAGTGCATCGTCTGCGCAAGTCCTACCCGGACGCGGTGGTGCTGCCGGCAGCCAGCGAGCTCCCGGCGCCGTTGCACAGGAACAGGGTGATGAAGCCGCCGGTGAATCCGGTGGTGATCGGCTACCGGCTGGCCCGCGGTGTCCTGCACAACCTCAAAGCCGCCAACCCGGTCAACCACGAACGGCCGGAGTACAACGTGCCGACTCAGGACGCCCGCTGGTTCCGGTTGTGCACGGTCGACGGCGTGACGGTGACAACGGCCGACGGATGCGGCGTCGTCTACCGTCAGCGCGACCGGACCAAGATGTTCACGTTGCTGACCCAGTCGCTGCGTCGGCAGCGTCAGCTGACCCGGCGCTTCGAGGAGATGCGCCGGGTGTACCGCGAGGCGCTTCCGGTGCTGTCCAGCAAGCAGAAGTGGGAGACGGTGCTGCTGCCGGCAGCTGGCGCGGCATCGCAAGAGTCCAGACATGGCTGA
- a CDS encoding phosphatase PAP2 family protein produces MADALPSEEPPSGEVAAMVAVQAALADRPGVLTVARALSHFGEHSIGWIVVALFGAVLSPRRRREWLVAGAGAFVAHAAAVLVKRVVRRKRPHHPAIEVNVGTPSQLSFPSAHATSTTAAAMLMGRALGPRRGLPLPLVLVAPMALSRILLGVHYPSDVAAGVALGAGVAGIAVRADGAARKRWKR; encoded by the coding sequence ATGGCTGACGCACTTCCGTCGGAGGAGCCGCCGTCCGGCGAAGTCGCCGCGATGGTGGCGGTCCAGGCCGCGCTGGCCGACCGTCCGGGGGTGCTCACCGTGGCGCGCGCGCTATCTCATTTTGGTGAGCACAGCATCGGCTGGATCGTCGTCGCGCTGTTTGGTGCCGTGCTGTCGCCTCGGCGGCGCCGGGAGTGGCTGGTGGCGGGGGCCGGCGCCTTTGTGGCGCATGCCGCGGCCGTGTTGGTCAAGCGTGTGGTGCGCCGGAAAAGGCCCCACCACCCGGCCATCGAGGTCAATGTCGGCACCCCCAGCCAGCTCAGCTTCCCCTCGGCGCATGCCACCTCCACGACGGCCGCGGCGATGCTGATGGGCCGGGCGTTGGGCCCAAGAAGGGGTCTCCCACTTCCCCTGGTGCTGGTTGCGCCCATGGCGTTGTCGCGGATCCTGCTGGGCGTGCATTACCCCAGCGATGTGGCGGCCGGAGTCGCGTTAGGTGCGGGGGTTGCCGGCATAGCCGTCCGGGCGGACGGCGCGGCCCGAAAGAGGTGGAAGCGATGA
- the ag85B gene encoding diacylglycerol acyltransferase/mycolyltransferase Ag85B → MKLVDRFRGAVTGMPRRLMVGAVGAALLSGLVGVVGGSATAGAFSRPGLPVEYLQVPSAAMGRNIKVQFQSGGANAPALYLLDGMRAQEDYNGWDINTPAFEWYLQSGLAVVMPVGGQSSFYSDWYNPACGKAGCTTYKWETFLTSELPAYLAANKQVKPTGSAAVGLSMAGSSALILAAYHPEQFIYAGSLSALLDPSQAMGPSLIGLAMGDAGGYKASDMWGPKDDPAWQRNDPSLQVGRLVSNNTRIWIYCGNGKPSELGGDNLPAKFLEGFVRDSNLKFQQAYTSAGGHNATFNFDANGTHSWEYWGQQLNAMKGDLQSTLGATPGAGPATAAAPAQGQGT, encoded by the coding sequence ATGAAGCTTGTTGACAGGTTTCGTGGCGCCGTGACAGGTATGCCGCGCCGACTCATGGTGGGAGCCGTAGGTGCGGCCCTGCTATCGGGTCTGGTCGGCGTCGTCGGCGGCTCGGCGACCGCGGGTGCCTTCTCGCGGCCTGGCCTGCCGGTGGAGTACCTGCAGGTACCCTCCGCGGCGATGGGCCGCAACATCAAGGTCCAGTTCCAGAGCGGTGGGGCCAACGCGCCCGCGCTGTACCTGCTCGACGGCATGCGTGCCCAGGAGGACTACAACGGCTGGGACATCAACACCCCGGCATTCGAGTGGTACCTGCAGTCCGGTTTGGCCGTGGTCATGCCGGTCGGCGGGCAGTCCAGCTTCTACTCCGACTGGTACAACCCGGCCTGCGGTAAGGCCGGCTGCACCACCTACAAGTGGGAGACCTTCCTGACCAGTGAGCTGCCCGCCTACCTGGCGGCCAACAAGCAGGTCAAGCCGACCGGCAGTGCCGCGGTTGGTCTGTCGATGGCTGGTTCGTCCGCGCTGATCCTGGCCGCCTACCACCCCGAGCAGTTCATCTATGCCGGCTCGCTGTCGGCGCTGCTCGACCCGTCCCAGGCGATGGGGCCGTCGCTGATTGGCCTGGCCATGGGCGACGCCGGTGGCTACAAGGCCTCCGACATGTGGGGTCCCAAGGACGACCCGGCGTGGCAGCGCAACGACCCGTCGCTGCAGGTCGGCCGACTGGTCTCGAACAACACCCGCATCTGGATCTACTGCGGTAACGGCAAGCCGTCCGAGCTGGGTGGCGACAACCTGCCGGCCAAGTTCCTGGAAGGCTTCGTTCGCGACAGCAACCTGAAGTTCCAGCAGGCCTACACCAGCGCCGGTGGCCACAACGCTACGTTCAACTTCGACGCCAACGGCACGCACAGCTGGGAGTACTGGGGCCAGCAGCTCAACGCGATGAAGGGCGACCTGCAGTCGACGCTGGGGGCCACCCCCGGCGCCGGGCCTGCCACCGCAGCAGCCCCCGCGCAGGGCCAGGGCACCTAG
- a CDS encoding esterase family protein, whose translation MRGLSVLLRLLCVGALAITLGVIVGIPSGSTGTAKAAPYETLMVPSAAMGRDIPVAFLAGGPHAVYLLDAADAGPDVSNWVTAGNAMNTLGGKGISVVAPAGGAYSMYTNWEQDGSKQWDTFLSSELPDWLAANRGLAPGGHGVVGASQGGYAAMALAAFHPDRFGFAGSLSGFLYPSETFTNGAILAGLQQFGGVDGNGMWGAPQLGRWKWHDPWVHEALLAQNNTRVWVWSPTTGASSNPAAMLGAGDAAMGTSRSFYQHYREVGGHNGHFDFPGGGDNGWGSWAGQLGAMSGDIVGAIR comes from the coding sequence ATGAGGGGTCTGTCGGTGCTGCTGCGACTGCTCTGCGTCGGCGCGCTGGCGATCACGCTCGGCGTGATCGTGGGGATACCGTCGGGGTCCACGGGCACCGCGAAGGCCGCCCCGTACGAGACCCTGATGGTGCCTTCGGCCGCGATGGGCCGCGACATCCCGGTGGCGTTCCTGGCCGGCGGGCCGCACGCGGTGTATCTGCTGGACGCCGCCGACGCCGGCCCCGACGTGAGCAACTGGGTTACCGCTGGCAACGCGATGAACACGCTGGGTGGCAAGGGGATCTCGGTGGTCGCCCCCGCCGGCGGTGCGTACAGCATGTACACGAACTGGGAGCAGGACGGCAGCAAGCAGTGGGACACCTTCCTGTCCAGTGAGCTGCCCGACTGGCTGGCCGCCAACAGGGGCCTGGCCCCCGGCGGACACGGTGTCGTCGGCGCCTCGCAGGGCGGTTACGCCGCCATGGCGCTGGCCGCATTCCACCCGGATCGGTTTGGCTTTGCGGGGTCGCTGTCCGGCTTCCTGTACCCGTCGGAAACCTTCACCAACGGCGCGATCCTGGCGGGACTGCAGCAGTTCGGAGGGGTGGACGGCAACGGCATGTGGGGAGCCCCACAGCTGGGCCGCTGGAAGTGGCACGACCCGTGGGTGCACGAGGCGCTGCTGGCGCAGAACAACACGAGGGTGTGGGTGTGGAGCCCCACCACCGGTGCCTCCAGCAATCCCGCCGCCATGCTGGGCGCTGGGGACGCGGCGATGGGCACCAGCAGGTCCTTCTACCAGCATTATCGTGAGGTCGGCGGCCACAACGGCCACTTCGATTTCCCGGGCGGCGGCGACAACGGCTGGGGCTCGTGGGCCGGCCAGCTGGGCGCCATGTCCGGCGACATCGTCGGCGCCATCCGCTGA
- the fadD32 gene encoding long-chain-fatty-acid--AMP ligase FadD32, producing MAYHNPFIVNGKIKFPQNTNLVRHVEKWAKVRGDKLAYRFLDYSTERDGIERDILWSEFSARNRAVGARLQQVTQPGDRIAILCPQNLDYLISFFGALYSGRIAVPLFDPAEPGHVGRLHAVLDDCTPSTILTTTESAEGVRKFIRARSVKERPRVIAVDAVPNEVATTWQEPVADETTIAYLQYTSGSTRTPTGVQITHLNLPTNVLQTLVALEGNEGDRGLSWLPFFHDMGLITALCAPVLGQSFTFMTPAAFVRRPGRWIRELARKPGETGGVYSAAPNFAFEHAAVRGVPKEGEPPLDLSNVKGILNGSEPVSPASMRKFFKAFEPYGLKPTAVKPSYGLAEATLFVSTTPMDQEPRIIHVDRDELNNQRFVEVAADAPNAVAQVSAGKVGVDEWAVIVDADSASELPDGQIGEIWLHGNNLGVGYWGKEAETSDVFKNILKSRVAESHAEGAPDDGMWVRTGDFGTYHDGHLYIAGRIKDLVIIDGRNHYPQDLEYTAQEASKALRVGYVAAFSVPANQLPQKVFDDPHAGLAADPDDTSEQLVIVAERAAGAHKLEYQPIADDIRAAIAVGHGVTVRDVLLVQAGSIPRTSSGKIGRRACRTAYIDGSLRSGVSSPTAFAT from the coding sequence ATGGCCTACCACAACCCGTTCATCGTCAACGGCAAGATCAAGTTCCCGCAGAACACCAACTTGGTCCGTCACGTCGAGAAGTGGGCGAAGGTTCGTGGCGACAAGCTGGCGTACCGGTTCCTGGACTACTCCACCGAACGCGACGGCATCGAACGCGACATCCTCTGGTCGGAGTTCAGCGCCCGCAACCGGGCCGTGGGTGCCCGACTGCAGCAGGTCACCCAGCCCGGTGACCGCATCGCCATCCTGTGCCCCCAGAACCTGGACTATCTGATCTCTTTCTTCGGCGCGCTGTACTCGGGCCGGATCGCCGTACCGCTGTTCGACCCGGCCGAACCCGGCCACGTCGGCCGACTGCACGCCGTGCTCGACGACTGCACGCCCTCGACGATCCTGACCACCACCGAATCCGCCGAGGGAGTGCGCAAGTTCATCCGGGCCCGTTCGGTGAAGGAGCGGCCCCGCGTGATCGCGGTCGACGCGGTGCCCAACGAGGTGGCCACCACCTGGCAGGAGCCGGTCGCCGACGAGACCACCATTGCCTACCTGCAGTACACCTCCGGCTCCACCCGCACCCCGACCGGCGTGCAGATCACCCATCTGAACCTGCCCACAAACGTGTTGCAGACGCTGGTCGCGCTGGAGGGTAACGAAGGTGACCGCGGCCTGAGTTGGCTGCCGTTCTTCCACGACATGGGCCTGATCACCGCGCTATGTGCACCGGTGCTTGGCCAGAGCTTCACCTTCATGACCCCCGCGGCGTTCGTGCGGCGGCCCGGGCGCTGGATCCGCGAACTTGCCCGCAAGCCCGGCGAGACCGGCGGCGTCTACTCGGCCGCACCCAACTTTGCGTTCGAGCACGCCGCGGTGCGCGGCGTGCCCAAGGAGGGTGAGCCGCCGCTGGACCTGAGCAACGTCAAGGGCATCCTCAACGGCAGCGAGCCCGTGTCGCCGGCCTCGATGCGCAAGTTCTTCAAAGCATTCGAGCCTTACGGCCTCAAGCCCACGGCAGTCAAGCCTTCTTACGGATTGGCGGAGGCGACGCTGTTCGTCTCGACCACACCGATGGACCAAGAACCCAGGATCATCCACGTCGACCGCGACGAGCTGAACAACCAGCGTTTCGTCGAGGTCGCCGCCGACGCGCCCAACGCGGTCGCACAGGTTTCGGCGGGCAAGGTCGGCGTCGACGAGTGGGCGGTCATCGTCGATGCCGACTCGGCCAGCGAGTTGCCGGACGGACAGATCGGCGAGATCTGGCTGCACGGCAACAACCTCGGTGTCGGCTACTGGGGCAAGGAAGCAGAGACCAGCGACGTCTTCAAGAACATCCTCAAGTCCCGGGTCGCCGAGTCGCACGCCGAGGGAGCACCGGACGACGGGATGTGGGTGCGCACCGGCGACTTCGGCACCTACCACGATGGCCACCTCTACATCGCGGGCCGGATCAAAGACCTGGTCATCATCGACGGCCGCAACCATTACCCGCAGGACCTGGAGTACACCGCCCAGGAAGCCAGCAAGGCGTTGCGGGTGGGCTATGTCGCGGCCTTCTCGGTACCCGCCAACCAGCTACCGCAGAAGGTGTTCGACGACCCGCACGCCGGTCTGGCCGCCGACCCCGACGACACCTCCGAACAGCTGGTGATCGTCGCCGAGCGTGCCGCCGGCGCGCATAAGCTGGAATACCAGCCGATTGCCGACGACATCCGCGCGGCCATCGCCGTGGGGCACGGCGTAACCGTGCGCGACGTGCTGCTGGTGCAGGCCGGCTCGATTCCGCGCACCTCCAGCGGCAAGATCGGTCGCCGCGCCTGCCGCACGGCCTACATCGACGGCAGTTTGCGCAGCGGCGTTAGTTCGCCGACGGCCTTCGCCACCTAG
- the aftB gene encoding terminal beta-(1->2)-arabinofuranosyltransferase — protein MMTRISLWVSVAVIATLFGWGAWQRRWIADDGLIVLRTVRNLLAGNGPVFNAGERVEANTSTVWTYLLYVGSWVGGPLRLEYVALAVALTLSVLGVVLLMLGTARLFAPSLRTRRAVMLPAGALVYIAVPPARDFATSGLESGLVLAYLGLLWWMMVCWAQPLRVRPQSQAFIVALAFVAGCSVLVRPELALIGGAALVMMLIAARGWRRRALIVLAGGLLPVAYQIFRMGYYGLLVPGTALAKDAAGDKWAQGMIYLSNFNQPYLLWVPVVLLVPLGIVLMLMRRRPSFLRPTLAPDYGRVARSVQSPTAVVVWMLVSGLLQALYWIRQGGDFMHGRVLLAPLFCLLAPIAVIPVLIPDGKDFSRETGYWLAGAVSALWLGLAGWSLWAANSPGMGDDATHVTYTGIVDERRFYAQATGRAHPLTAADYLDYPRMAAVLVALNNTPQGALLLPSGNYTQWDLVPMIPPGSAPGIPGDLKPQHTVFFTNLGMVGMNVGLNVRVIDQIGLANPLAAHTERLKHGRIGHDKNLFPDWVVADGPWVKWPPGIPAYLDQQWVAEAEAALKCPATQAVLNSVRAPMTLRRFVSNVLHAYEFTQYRIDRIPLNELIKCGLEVPRLPPAPPRD, from the coding sequence ATGATGACCCGGATCAGCCTGTGGGTCAGCGTGGCGGTGATCGCGACGCTGTTCGGCTGGGGTGCCTGGCAGCGCCGCTGGATCGCCGACGACGGGCTGATCGTGCTGCGCACGGTGCGTAACCTGCTGGCCGGCAATGGGCCGGTTTTCAACGCCGGCGAACGGGTCGAGGCGAACACCTCGACCGTTTGGACCTATCTGCTCTACGTCGGCAGCTGGGTGGGCGGACCCCTGCGATTGGAGTATGTGGCACTCGCCGTCGCCCTGACGCTGTCGGTGCTCGGTGTGGTGCTGCTGATGTTGGGTACTGCGCGGCTGTTCGCACCGAGCCTGCGAACTCGTCGCGCCGTCATGCTGCCCGCCGGAGCGCTGGTTTACATCGCGGTCCCGCCGGCACGCGACTTCGCCACCTCGGGTCTGGAAAGCGGTCTGGTGCTGGCATACCTGGGTCTGCTGTGGTGGATGATGGTTTGCTGGGCGCAGCCGCTGCGGGTCCGGCCGCAGAGCCAGGCGTTCATTGTCGCGTTGGCTTTCGTGGCGGGCTGCAGCGTGCTGGTGCGGCCCGAGTTGGCGCTGATCGGCGGTGCTGCGCTGGTGATGATGCTGATCGCGGCGCGCGGTTGGCGGCGCCGGGCGCTGATCGTGCTGGCGGGGGGTCTGTTGCCGGTCGCATACCAGATCTTCCGGATGGGCTACTACGGCTTGCTGGTGCCCGGGACGGCCCTGGCCAAGGACGCGGCGGGCGACAAGTGGGCGCAGGGAATGATCTATTTGTCCAACTTCAACCAGCCGTACTTGCTGTGGGTCCCGGTGGTGCTGTTGGTGCCACTGGGGATCGTGCTGATGCTGATGCGGCGGCGGCCGTCGTTCCTGCGTCCCACGCTGGCGCCCGACTATGGCCGGGTGGCCCGGTCGGTGCAGAGCCCGACAGCCGTGGTGGTCTGGATGCTCGTCAGCGGTCTCTTGCAGGCGCTGTACTGGATCCGTCAGGGCGGCGACTTCATGCACGGCCGCGTGCTGCTAGCGCCGTTGTTCTGTTTGCTGGCGCCGATCGCGGTGATCCCGGTGCTTATCCCGGACGGAAAGGACTTCAGCCGCGAGACCGGCTACTGGCTGGCCGGCGCGGTGAGTGCGCTGTGGCTGGGCCTCGCGGGATGGTCGTTGTGGGCGGCGAACTCGCCAGGGATGGGCGACGACGCCACGCACGTCACCTATACCGGGATCGTCGATGAACGCCGCTTCTACGCCCAGGCCACCGGCCGGGCGCACCCGCTGACCGCTGCGGACTACCTCGATTACCCGCGGATGGCAGCGGTCCTGGTGGCACTCAACAACACCCCGCAGGGTGCGCTGCTGCTGCCGTCGGGCAATTACACCCAGTGGGATTTGGTACCGATGATCCCGCCGGGCAGCGCACCGGGCATCCCCGGCGACCTCAAGCCGCAGCACACGGTGTTCTTCACCAACCTGGGCATGGTGGGCATGAACGTGGGTCTCAACGTGCGGGTGATCGACCAGATCGGCTTGGCGAACCCACTGGCCGCGCACACCGAACGGTTGAAACACGGCCGCATCGGCCACGACAAGAACCTGTTCCCCGACTGGGTGGTGGCTGACGGGCCGTGGGTGAAGTGGCCGCCCGGCATCCCCGCCTACCTCGACCAACAGTGGGTGGCCGAAGCCGAGGCCGCCCTGAAGTGCCCCGCGACCCAGGCGGTGCTCAACTCCGTCCGCGCGCCCATGACGCTGCGCCGATTCGTGTCCAACGTGCTGCACGCCTATGAGTTCACCCAATATCGGATCGACCGGATTCCGCTCAACGAACTCATCAAGTGCGGCCTCGAGGTGCCGCGACTGCCACCGGCCCCGCCCCGGGACTGA